One Lycium ferocissimum isolate CSIRO_LF1 unplaced genomic scaffold, AGI_CSIRO_Lferr_CH_V1 ctg13612, whole genome shotgun sequence DNA segment encodes these proteins:
- the LOC132042146 gene encoding disease resistance protein At4g27190-like isoform X1, producing the protein MEILFNVVGGFVVEVGKCMCRCIYPKIENTVHFSSNVETLRKEMEKLTKYRDDIKGKVEGAEGEGYKPKPDVLKWLEDVEKLENEWESMQESIAVAKRLAYKCCPNCSLRSEVSTQVQNIQDQICTLINKGESFGSNLVVENYQMRRVEFIPGPSLEGQSAATKNLEEIRQLLEDDKVCIIGVWGTGGVGKTTLMTNLNNELIKTDVSSSKLSFGVVIWVTVPKPPIDITKVQAQIAKRLNLEVDDKGSVKSTASKICQRLKQEKSFLLILDDVWEPINLDDIGVPQPEDHARSKVILTSRFLDVCRQMKSDTELKVYTLDEDESWQLFVKHAGDNANLEHIHPFAKQIARECDGLPLAITVIGASMRGKKRVELWEDVLHSLRMSEPHNKVVKDKVYKVIKLSFDSLVSQDVELSSEQRSKHVNKKGGDIQSCFLYCSLYPAAIPTDDLINCWWAEGILGEHDTYEEAYNRGITMIESLKDACLLEAHMMHSVKMHDVVRDVARWIANSSRNEHNSLIQAGIGLTDISLKTSASVKRISFISNKIERLPDCFTACPKTTTLLLQDNNPLEKIPHEFFLAFPALRVLNLSKTSIRALPSSINSLYQLHALILQNCRHLAELPPIGDLHNLQVLDCHTRLHCFPQGMDKLTNLRLLNLPAVGLEEGISQGFFLNLSSIEMLNMLGDTEDSCLYRVERKLPHFLLGPTSFNELSSLHNLTSLIIGLDSSSIFKEGDYTWMTRLKRFHIEVGEIPIPIAFNKSRRMIVVNKCEIFGKGELSGMLQFASDLYLCNCMGLRKLFAYNSFNGLKKLYIVECNCDFRPAKEGNDIFDPLPNLELLHLYSVHLLKSVSDFGQLLGLRFSKLRKLDIAFCASLTCLFNVGGAFSVPKHLEEIKINDCKQLVELFVQCGSSQAILVNSEIPRVRKLSLQYLSKLGTLGEPQSMWEHLEELTLIWCNQIRKLPLSVQTSNNMKSIKGDSEWWSQLEWDDDNFKSNLEHCFQQREWTKKAEEGTYCTRDTEFRAKLNRWSLL; encoded by the exons ATGGAAATACTCTTTAATGTTGTAGGTGGCTTTGTTGTTGAGGTGGGAAAGTGCATGTGTAGATGCATCTAtcctaagattgaaaatactGTCCATTTCTCATCAAATGTTGAAACTTTAAGGAAGGAAATGGAGAAGCTAACAAAGTATAGAGATGATATCAAAGGAAAGGTGGAAGGAGCTGAGGGGGAAGGTTATAAACCAAAACCAGATGTTCTTAAGTGGCTCGAGGATGTTGAGAAGCTGGAGAATGAATGGGAATCGATGCAAGAAAGCATTGCAGTGGCGAAGAGGCTTGCATATAAATGTTGTCCAAATTGCAGCCTTCGCTCGGAAGTCTCCACTCAAGTACAGAACATCCAAGATCAAATCTGCACCCTTATAAACAAGGGAGAAAGCTTTGGATCCAATTTGGTGGTAGAAAATTACCAGATGAGAAGAGTTGAGTTCATCCCGGGACCATCACTAGAAGGCCAGTCAGCAGCAACAAAAAATCTCGAAGAAATCCGACAACTATTAGAAGATGATAAG GTATGCATCATCGGTGTGTGGGGTACGGGAGGAGTTGGGAAAACAACTTTGATGACGAATCTGAACAATGAGCTCATAAAGACTGATGTTTCAAGCTCCAAACTGTCTTTTGGTGTTGTGATATGGGTTACGGTGCCCAAACCGCCAATAGACATAACAAAAGTTCAAGCACAAATTGCCAAGAGATTGAACCTGGAGGTAGATGACAAGGGAAGTGTAAAAAGCACTGCCAGCAAAATCTGTCAAAGGCTTAAGCAAGAAAAGAGTTTCCTTCTCATACTAGATGATGTTTGGGAACCTATAAATTTGGATGATATAGGTGTGCCCCAACCTGAAGATCACGCAAGAAGCAAGGTAATTTTAACTTCCCGTTTTTTGGATGTTTGTAGGCAAATGAAATCAGACACCGAACTAAAGGTTTACACATTGGATGAGGATGAATCTTGGCAACTTTTTGTCAAACATGCCGGTGATAATGCCAATCTGGAGCATATTCATCCATTCGCAAAGCAAATTGCAAGAGAGTGTGATGGTTTACCTTTAGCAATCACTGTTATTGGAGCATCTATGAGAGGGAAGAAGAGGGTCGAGCTCTGGGAAGATGTTTTGCATTCACTTAGAATGTCCGAACCTCATAACAAAGTTGTAAAAGATAAGGTTTACAAGGTCATCAAGTTGAGTTTTGATTCTTTAGTATCTCAGGATGTTGAATTATCCTCGGAGCAAAGAAGCAAACATGTGAACAAAAAGGGAGGTGACATTCAAAGTTGTTTCTTGTATTGCTCCTTATATCCGGCGGCTATTCCAACAGATGATCTCATAAATTGTTGGTGGGCAGAGGGGATCCTCGGTGAACATGACACGTATGAAGAAGCCTACAACAGGGGAATCACAATGATTGAGAGTTTGAAAGATGCCTGCTTGCTAGAAGCCCATATGATGCATTCTGTGAAGATGCATGACGTGGTTCGTGATGTTGCTAGATGGATAGCTAATTCCTCTAGGAATGAACACAATTCTCTTATTCAAGCTGGAATTGGGTTGACTGATATATCACTTAAAACTTCTGCTTCTGTGAAGAGAATATCTTTCATAAGCAACAAAATTGAACGACTACCTGATTGCTTCACAGCATGCCCAAAGACAACAACTTTACTTTTGCAAGATAATAATCCTCTTGAGAAAATTCCCCATGAATTCTTTTTGGCATTTCCAGCCCTAAGAGTTCTGAATCTGAGTAAAACTAGTATTAGAGCACTGCCTTCTTCCATCAATAGTTTATATCAACTACATGCTCTGATACTACAAAATTGCCGGCACTTGGCAGAATTGCCACCTATTGGTGATCTACACAATTTGCAAGTGCTCGATTGTCATACAAGGTTACATTGTTTTCCGCAAGGAATGGACAAGTTGACAAATCTGAGGCTATTAAATCTGCCTGCAGTTGGTTTGGAGGAGGGCATCAGCCAAGGATTTTTCCTCAATTTGTCTAGCATTGAAATGTTAAATATGTTGGGGGATACAGAGGACTCTTGCTTATACAGAGTAGAACGGAAActtcctcattttcttcttggaCCAACTTCTTTTAATGAGCTGTCATCTCTACATAATCTGACTTCTCTAATTATCGGTTTGGATAGCTCATCAATTTTCAAAGAGGGAGACTACACATGGATGACCAGATTGAAAAGATTTCATATTGAAGTTGGGGAAATTCCAATTCCAATAGCATTCAACAAGTCAAGAAGGATGATAGTCGTCAACAAGTGTGAAATTTTCGGTAAAGGAGAGCTCTCAGGCATGTTGCAGTTTGCTTCAGATTTGTACTTGTGTAATTGCATGGGTCTCAGGAAGTTGTTTGCTTACAACAGTTTCAATGGATTAAAAAAGCTATACATTGTTGAATGTAATTGTGATTTCAGACCAGCAAAAGAAGGAAATGACATATTTGACCCTTTGCCAAATCTAGAACTTCTCCACCTCTATTCCGTACATCTTTTAAAGAGTGTTTCTGATTTTGGTCAACTTCTGGGTCTAAGATTTTCTAAGTTACGCAAACTGGATATAGCCTTTTGTGCTAGTTTAACATGTCTTTTTAATGTTGGTGGAGCTTTTTCCGTTCCCAAGCACTtggaagaaatcaaaattaatgATTGTAAGCAGCTGGTAGAGTTGTTTGTGCAGTGCGGCTCAAGTCAGGCAATACTTGTCAACTCAGAAATTCCAAGAGTTCGGAAATTATCGTTGCAATACTTATCAAAATTAGGAACCTTGGGGGAGCCACAGAGTATGTGGGAACACCTGGAGGAACTTACCTTGATATGGTGCAATCAAATAAGGAAGTTGCCTCTCTCTGTTCAAACCTCCAACAACATGAAGTCAATAAAAGGAGATTCAGAATGGTGGAGCCAACTGGAGTGGGATGACGACAACTTCAAGTCAAATTTAGAACATTGCTTCCAACAGCGT GAGTGGACTAAAAAAGCAGAGGAAGGAACTTACTGCACCAGAGACACAGAGTTTCGAGCTAAACTTAATCGGTGGAGTTTGCTTTGA
- the LOC132042146 gene encoding disease resistance protein At4g27190-like isoform X2 encodes MEILFNVVGGFVVEVGKCMCRCIYPKIENTVHFSSNVETLRKEMEKLTKYRDDIKGKVEGAEGEGYKPKPDVLKWLEDVEKLENEWESMQESIAVAKRLAYKCCPNCSLRSEVSTQVQNIQDQICTLINKGESFGSNLVVENYQMRRVEFIPGPSLEGQSAATKNLEEIRQLLEDDKVCIIGVWGTGGVGKTTLMTNLNNELIKTDVSSSKLSFGVVIWVTVPKPPIDITKVQAQIAKRLNLEVDDKGSVKSTASKICQRLKQEKSFLLILDDVWEPINLDDIGVPQPEDHARSKVILTSRFLDVCRQMKSDTELKVYTLDEDESWQLFVKHAGDNANLEHIHPFAKQIARECDGLPLAITVIGASMRGKKRVELWEDVLHSLRMSEPHNKVVKDKVYKVIKLSFDSLVSQDVELSSEQRSKHVNKKGGDIQSCFLYCSLYPAAIPTDDLINCWWAEGILGEHDTYEEAYNRGITMIESLKDACLLEAHMMHSVKMHDVVRDVARWIANSSRNEHNSLIQAGIGLTDISLKTSASVKRISFISNKIERLPDCFTACPKTTTLLLQDNNPLEKIPHEFFLAFPALRVLNLSKTSIRALPSSINSLYQLHALILQNCRHLAELPPIGDLHNLQVLDCHTRLHCFPQGMDKLTNLRLLNLPAVGLEEGISQGFFLNLSSIEMLNMLGDTEDSCLYRVERKLPHFLLGPTSFNELSSLHNLTSLIIGLDSSSIFKEGDYTWMTRLKRFHIEVGEIPIPIAFNKSRRMIVVNKCEIFGKGELSGMLQFASDLYLCNCMGLRKLFAYNSFNGLKKLYIVECNCDFRPAKEGNDIFDPLPNLELLHLYSVHLLKSVSDFGQLLGLRFSKLRKLDIAFCASLTCLFNVGGAFSVPKHLEEIKINDCKQLVELFVQCGSSQAILVNSEIPRVRKLSLQYLSKLGTLGEPQSMWEHLEELTLIWCNQIRKLPLSVQTSNNMKSIKGDSEWWSQLEWDDDNFKSNLEHCFQQRVIK; translated from the exons ATGGAAATACTCTTTAATGTTGTAGGTGGCTTTGTTGTTGAGGTGGGAAAGTGCATGTGTAGATGCATCTAtcctaagattgaaaatactGTCCATTTCTCATCAAATGTTGAAACTTTAAGGAAGGAAATGGAGAAGCTAACAAAGTATAGAGATGATATCAAAGGAAAGGTGGAAGGAGCTGAGGGGGAAGGTTATAAACCAAAACCAGATGTTCTTAAGTGGCTCGAGGATGTTGAGAAGCTGGAGAATGAATGGGAATCGATGCAAGAAAGCATTGCAGTGGCGAAGAGGCTTGCATATAAATGTTGTCCAAATTGCAGCCTTCGCTCGGAAGTCTCCACTCAAGTACAGAACATCCAAGATCAAATCTGCACCCTTATAAACAAGGGAGAAAGCTTTGGATCCAATTTGGTGGTAGAAAATTACCAGATGAGAAGAGTTGAGTTCATCCCGGGACCATCACTAGAAGGCCAGTCAGCAGCAACAAAAAATCTCGAAGAAATCCGACAACTATTAGAAGATGATAAG GTATGCATCATCGGTGTGTGGGGTACGGGAGGAGTTGGGAAAACAACTTTGATGACGAATCTGAACAATGAGCTCATAAAGACTGATGTTTCAAGCTCCAAACTGTCTTTTGGTGTTGTGATATGGGTTACGGTGCCCAAACCGCCAATAGACATAACAAAAGTTCAAGCACAAATTGCCAAGAGATTGAACCTGGAGGTAGATGACAAGGGAAGTGTAAAAAGCACTGCCAGCAAAATCTGTCAAAGGCTTAAGCAAGAAAAGAGTTTCCTTCTCATACTAGATGATGTTTGGGAACCTATAAATTTGGATGATATAGGTGTGCCCCAACCTGAAGATCACGCAAGAAGCAAGGTAATTTTAACTTCCCGTTTTTTGGATGTTTGTAGGCAAATGAAATCAGACACCGAACTAAAGGTTTACACATTGGATGAGGATGAATCTTGGCAACTTTTTGTCAAACATGCCGGTGATAATGCCAATCTGGAGCATATTCATCCATTCGCAAAGCAAATTGCAAGAGAGTGTGATGGTTTACCTTTAGCAATCACTGTTATTGGAGCATCTATGAGAGGGAAGAAGAGGGTCGAGCTCTGGGAAGATGTTTTGCATTCACTTAGAATGTCCGAACCTCATAACAAAGTTGTAAAAGATAAGGTTTACAAGGTCATCAAGTTGAGTTTTGATTCTTTAGTATCTCAGGATGTTGAATTATCCTCGGAGCAAAGAAGCAAACATGTGAACAAAAAGGGAGGTGACATTCAAAGTTGTTTCTTGTATTGCTCCTTATATCCGGCGGCTATTCCAACAGATGATCTCATAAATTGTTGGTGGGCAGAGGGGATCCTCGGTGAACATGACACGTATGAAGAAGCCTACAACAGGGGAATCACAATGATTGAGAGTTTGAAAGATGCCTGCTTGCTAGAAGCCCATATGATGCATTCTGTGAAGATGCATGACGTGGTTCGTGATGTTGCTAGATGGATAGCTAATTCCTCTAGGAATGAACACAATTCTCTTATTCAAGCTGGAATTGGGTTGACTGATATATCACTTAAAACTTCTGCTTCTGTGAAGAGAATATCTTTCATAAGCAACAAAATTGAACGACTACCTGATTGCTTCACAGCATGCCCAAAGACAACAACTTTACTTTTGCAAGATAATAATCCTCTTGAGAAAATTCCCCATGAATTCTTTTTGGCATTTCCAGCCCTAAGAGTTCTGAATCTGAGTAAAACTAGTATTAGAGCACTGCCTTCTTCCATCAATAGTTTATATCAACTACATGCTCTGATACTACAAAATTGCCGGCACTTGGCAGAATTGCCACCTATTGGTGATCTACACAATTTGCAAGTGCTCGATTGTCATACAAGGTTACATTGTTTTCCGCAAGGAATGGACAAGTTGACAAATCTGAGGCTATTAAATCTGCCTGCAGTTGGTTTGGAGGAGGGCATCAGCCAAGGATTTTTCCTCAATTTGTCTAGCATTGAAATGTTAAATATGTTGGGGGATACAGAGGACTCTTGCTTATACAGAGTAGAACGGAAActtcctcattttcttcttggaCCAACTTCTTTTAATGAGCTGTCATCTCTACATAATCTGACTTCTCTAATTATCGGTTTGGATAGCTCATCAATTTTCAAAGAGGGAGACTACACATGGATGACCAGATTGAAAAGATTTCATATTGAAGTTGGGGAAATTCCAATTCCAATAGCATTCAACAAGTCAAGAAGGATGATAGTCGTCAACAAGTGTGAAATTTTCGGTAAAGGAGAGCTCTCAGGCATGTTGCAGTTTGCTTCAGATTTGTACTTGTGTAATTGCATGGGTCTCAGGAAGTTGTTTGCTTACAACAGTTTCAATGGATTAAAAAAGCTATACATTGTTGAATGTAATTGTGATTTCAGACCAGCAAAAGAAGGAAATGACATATTTGACCCTTTGCCAAATCTAGAACTTCTCCACCTCTATTCCGTACATCTTTTAAAGAGTGTTTCTGATTTTGGTCAACTTCTGGGTCTAAGATTTTCTAAGTTACGCAAACTGGATATAGCCTTTTGTGCTAGTTTAACATGTCTTTTTAATGTTGGTGGAGCTTTTTCCGTTCCCAAGCACTtggaagaaatcaaaattaatgATTGTAAGCAGCTGGTAGAGTTGTTTGTGCAGTGCGGCTCAAGTCAGGCAATACTTGTCAACTCAGAAATTCCAAGAGTTCGGAAATTATCGTTGCAATACTTATCAAAATTAGGAACCTTGGGGGAGCCACAGAGTATGTGGGAACACCTGGAGGAACTTACCTTGATATGGTGCAATCAAATAAGGAAGTTGCCTCTCTCTGTTCAAACCTCCAACAACATGAAGTCAATAAAAGGAGATTCAGAATGGTGGAGCCAACTGGAGTGGGATGACGACAACTTCAAGTCAAATTTAGAACATTGCTTCCAACAGCGTGTAATCAAATAA